The genome window GAGCTGGCAAAGAACGGTTAGCTGTTGCTGTGTTTACTGATTTCGCTATAAGCCAAAAGAATGTCATCGGAGATTTGAATCAAAGGCCTTATCAATTTGGGCCATCAGCGGGTCACAAGTTCCGGCTAAATTATGAACCTGTATATTCGAGCCTGCAATCTATGAGAATAATTCTTCATCACGTTTGTTAACTTCTCCATAAATGGGACAAGGCCTCACTTAGACCTTCCCTAATGAAATACGTAATTGCATTTCTTTCCACGATATACCGGCACTTTACCAAGAGAAGGTCACGTCAAGAAGCATCCCACTATAGGATCCTGTAGACGGGAGAAGTCGGGTGTTGGATTGAGAGAGCCCAGGGTATTGGCGATCCAGATGAGCTCGACTCACTTCCACAAAATCCCACCTGCTATAGCGCGTCCCCCGCCCATTACGCAGGAACTGCCTCTATTCAAATCGGTGATGATTTGCATAGTGGCGGTTCTGGATCACTTTGCAAACCGCAGTGTCGTTCAACCATTGTTATACAAGATTTTAAGTGCCTTGCTTGACCCTACGGAAAGGGGTTTGGAGATTCTTCGCTCGCAGTAAATCTCTCGTCTGAATGCTTGGAGATCAACTGCATGCATTCGAGGGTTGagtgatgctgttgagaaaTACAAAGAGGATATGCTTGGTCAGGGGCACATACTCCCGGGTTACATGCCCGCGAGTGACACGCCGCATATAGAAGCGTTCGTTCTATGGTTGTTGAGGTCCAACACTGACAGCTTCGAGACTGTATCTTCCGATGTTGCTGGCGTGGCAACTTGCCTTTACAGCCTTGGGATTGATATCTTGAGTGTTGAATGAGGCATGTTTGCATCTAATCCAAGGGGCTCTTGTCACGTTATATACTCCAGAGAGCCCTTCCTCCACGATTGCGCAACTCGGGCCCGGATTAGTGCTGCAATACTCAAACGTAATGCGACAATGACTGTCTCGCTAAAACACCCACCAGAAAGCATCAGTATCTTTCCGATTACAGCAGAGGCTAAAAACTTCTGTCGAATGGCATGGAAAGAAGGAATCAAGGCGGCTGCTGCGGTTGCAATTGGACTTCGAAAGTATTCTGATAGGTCCGACGGGTTTCTTGTTGTGAACGTTGAGGAACCACTTGCCCAGTTTACCGACATTCAATATTCAATCTTTGCTCAAGGCGCAGAGGTCGAGTGTACATCAACGGGAATAATGAGTCTCGCGGAGAGCCTCGGTTTGGTGCTTAATCAAGAGTTGATCGAGGGGCTGCAGAACTCTCTACATCGAATGCCAGAGGACATCCTTTCCTGGTTCATTGCTACAATTAAGGGTGATACAAGGGCAATGTCGGATGGTTTCGGCATCACGGACCCAAATATGACTGACGAGTCCAAGGTGGATGGATTCTGTATACTCCAATCATTCTTTATgggctattattattatatctttgGGAGGCTAGTGAACACGTCAACACTGGTCTCACAAACCGTGGAGGGTAGCTGGGGTTTTAGATCAGAGAGTTTTCTCCATTACATGAAGGTCGCGAAGAATGAATTGCCACCCTCAAACATGAGCGACTGCCCTTGGACTATTTTATCCCACAAAGGCATAAACCCGAGACGACTTTGGGGTCTCTAATTGGCATATCAACTTAATCCAGCGACCTTCACTAGCTCAAGCTAACCTCCAAATGTCCCTCGCCACGGCCACTCCGATAAGCGGCTACCCCACCCCGCGGAGACATTCCCTTTtcgccatctcatcaacagcacaaTAACACAACCTCCCTCCCCCGGGATCAATGTCCCTCGTTAGAAGAAGCAATCAACCCGCGTCtcatttcatctcatctcatcttgtGTTGCTTCTCCACTTTCCTATCTAAGATGCCCAAAAAAGTCGAACGAACACGTACCTTCACAGGCTGTCGAACCTGTCGTTCGCGCCACGCAAAATGCGACGAGGCTCAGCCCGAATGTGGGACCTGTAAACGACTGGGGCTTGTCTGTGGAGGCTACGGAGCACGGCTGTTTTGGATTAGGGATGATGCTGTCAGGCCGGAGTTGCAGCAGAGTCATCGGGGCTCGGAGTATCGGTATCCACTATTCTCCGGTAAGTGCTCCGGTCCGGCTGGAGAACTGATGACTGATGAACATAGAGAGTGAGAGACGTTTGATGAGTGATGAGTTGAAGGGGAGTTTGGGGAAGAGGACGGCGTTGGCGTTGTTGGCGGATATTGATTCTGCGTGTGAGAAGagtgatgttggagatgcGTTGATGAAAGGTCCTTTTGGAGTCTTCCAGTctgttgaggagaaggagttgACGTTGGATATGATTGAGTGTTCTCCGGATACTAACACTGATAACACATCGACGAGCATGTATGCCGAGACTGATGGTTTCATTGAAGAGATTCAACGAACAGACTGGCCAGATCAACTGCCTGATGATGACCTGGATATCTTTACACATTCGTTGGATCCgagcttcaacatcaactctGAAGAGATGACAGCGGGTGATCAGATGCATATGCATGATTCTATGGCAAACTTCTTTGTCGATGATCCAATAGGAGCTGAAGGACTGGCACTCTTCAGCCCAGGCTTCATATCTCAAGTCATGGGCAACGACACTACTGCACAAGAAGAGAATATCGACCCTGGACTTCAAGCTTCAATGAGCGAAGTCGTTCCATACCCAAGAAACATCACAAGCCACTCCGGCcttccagaagaagcagagccATTACTCCGCCACTACAGGCAACACATCGCCGGCCAACGCTCAACCATGCAAGCAAAACGCAAGTCCCCATGGGAAATTATCTTTCTTCCTTGTGCCCTCGAGACATTTGCTGAGCTATCACTCTGGAACGAAGCTTCTCATACCCGCTCTTCGATCTTTTATACTCTGCTTGCTCATAGTGCACTGCAACTTCACATGTCCAAGGCACCGAATTCTTTATCGGCGGATTGGGAAGAAATTGGATTGAAGAATCATGAACGAGCGCAGAACCATCTCCGGCAGGCGCTGCAGCATGAGATGTTTGGGCCGAGACAAGCGAGTTACAAGGAGCTTCTGATGGCTATCCtcgccatggccatgacTTCGGTAAGTCTCCCTATCCCCATTTATTTGATCAACAACTTACCAAAGTCAGTTACACAACGGAGCGCGCGCATTCCgtatcttcctcctcgatGCAGAACGCCTCATCCGTCTGCGCGGTCTAGCACACCAAGCCCAAAATCCCTTCAAATCACGTCTTCTGCACCATATGTACACTCATCTTCGTGTGATCGCAGAGAGCATATCCCTCTGGAGTGAACCTCTGCCCGAAAGCTCTTCAGAGATCCAAGGCCGTGAGCAATTCCGAACATTCCGTATCACAGAAGAGGGTTTGAACATAGGTCTTGATCCCgctcaagaaaagaccgATGAGCTTGGATACAATGACATCCATCTTGAAGTCCAAGGACGCTGGACTCAAACACTTTATCCGGTTATTTACGGCATTCCTGAGTCTCTTATGACACTGCTATCGCAGACTGTGTCTTTATCTAATGAGAAGAATCGTCTGGAAACTGTCGCGCGCTGCAACCCCTCTATATCAGAAGCCCTCTCCAAACACACCAAAACCCTCGAAAACCGAATCTGGGCATGGCCCTCGACCCTCGATCCCACTGAACCCGTCAAAATGCCCACAGGGGACGAAGACCTCGTCCGCCATCCTCAAGTCCGCTCCATGACACTCGCAATCCATCAAGCTCTGGTGATCTACTTCTACCGAAGAGTGTACGACATGAACGCCATGATCTTGCAAGACCTGGTGCGAAAGACATTGGAGTATCTTGAGCCGTGTTTAAGTGAGTTGATCGATGACCAGGATTTTGCTACGAGCTTGGCGTGGCCTGCTTTTGTGGCGGCTTGTGAAGCTGTGAGCCCGGATTTGCAGGAACGAGCGCTGAAATGTTTGGGGGTTACGGATGATAAGGGGGTTTATTTTACGAATAGGCCGGCGGGGGTTGTTGTGCCGCTGATTTGGGAGAGGAGAAAGCAGTCTGGGGATTGGACCACTAGTTGGCAGAGTCTTGTGCAGGAAAGTCTAGCATAGATATGACATTTACCGCTCGATTCTGTTCTCACACTCACAGCGACATGTTTTCTTAAGCTCCCATTAAGTCATTTTGTctattttactattttaaaTCATTAAACTCCATAATGCAAAGTCAGATGCGTTTAAGCCAGCTTGACACCAGCATCCTTCAGAAGCTGCGCAAGCTCAGccctctcatcatcctccaaAAGAGCAAACGGCTTTCGCAGACCTCCCGTCTTCCAGCCCTGCAACTCCATGCCAGTCTTGATACCAGCACCATAATGATGCGCCTCCAAAAACTTGCACACAGGGAAGATCTTGGACCAAAGCTCACGTCCCTTCTTCagatcaccatcaacagcgATAGCGTTCCAAAGCTGCACTGAAAGTTCGGGAAGGACATTGGTGGTTCCCCAGACTGAGCCCTTGGCACCGGCGCAGAGACCGTAGAAGGTCAATGTATCCCAGCCGTTGAGGGCGGTGATGTCGTTATGATGGTGGAAGAGAAGATCTGTAAGAGCGGGTGCATTTCCAGAGGTATCCTTAAGATACTTGACTCCAACATCTGAAAGACCAGCGATCTCCGCAGGTGACAAGCTTACACCGCTCGCACTGGGAATGTTGTAGTACATAATCGGCAATCCGCTCTCCTTGTAAATCTCACCAAACATCTCCCTCAACTGCTTCAAGTTTGGCGCATCGTAGAACGGCGGCACAATCATAGTAGCAGCGGCTCCAACTTCAGCAGCGTGCTTAGCGAGCTCAACAACACCGGAGGTAGTCAGGTCGCCGATGCCAGCGACGACGGGGACACGACCAGCAGCTGACTTGACGCATTGGTCGAGAACATCTTTGCGCTCTTGCAGGGTGAGGGCTGTGAATTCACCGGTGCTGCCGCCGGGGACTAGGCCATGCACGCCGGCGGAGATTTGACGCTGGATGTGGGCGTCGAGGGCGGGGAGATCGACTGTGCCGTCGGGTTTGAAGGGGGTAATGAGGGCGACTAGGATGCCTGTGAGTTCTTGGGGGGCCATTGTGATGTGTTTGACAAAGTGACACTTggatgagtgagtgagtgataTGAGATGAATGTTTTAATGATAAACTTTTGATTCTTCTTGTCTATTatatgcttcttctttctatcATTTCTTTACCAATTGGTATACCCCGCGTTGCTCTCTATCAGTCTCGTGAAGATGGTCTCGTCAAAATAGGTAAGTCTCCACGACGTGGGCGGAGATGCTTGCCAACCGTGTTTTGGTGGGGTATCAGCTGCCACACAACGCCCAATTTCTTAGACCAAAGTCAAAAGAGGCAGAGAAATGAAAGAAGAGCACCATATTAGTAAGATTTCTGGCCTTCCTGTTTGGGAGATCTTAGCTGGGTCAAAGCACACGGGATCGTCGCAATCGAATCTCCGGCTTACGGCCTGTGCGAAGGCAGCTTGCAGTGGCTTGGGTGTTTTTAAGCACCACCAAAAGGAGTCGCATAGTTAGCCgtataataataaaccaAACTCTGGAGATTTTCAACGTGTAGATAAATGGGTGCGTCTGTTACCAGGCCCACTTCATTCTTTGGtgcgagcttcttgactaTTTAGCAGCAGCTGTAACAGTGGAGGAAATGGTACAGGACATCGATATCGAAGGTCCAGCATTTCTTATCTTCATATCTGATAGGAAAAGGACCTCGGGTTGCCGGAGTGCAGAGTTCGATGTGATTGGCATCGGAGGCGGTGTCTTCTCATGTCTTTGTCGAGTTACTAAAGTCGGATCAGAAAGGCATAAACCAGTGTCCGGTATTTCCAGcttgttgttctttttgTAGAGAATTCGAGCTACTTGACTGATTGCTGGCCATAAGCTTAAACTCTAGGCCTCAAACAAACATAACGAAGACACGATATTAATTTTCATAATAGGACACAGCGATAGCTGTTTGAGTTCCTCGTGAATCTTGACGAGAAGGGCACTGGCAGCGTGTTAGTCTCGGTGAGAAATTGGGTTTCTCTGCATACTTACGTCTGATCTCCCTAGAGTCCAAGTAGTATTAGTTTTTCATAATGTTTAAGACAGGCCAGGAGCTGGTTAGTATCTTTGCTATTAAATAGCCACTTAAGTACTCGAAGGCCATAGAACAACATAGCGATAGACGCGGGACTTAGCTTGAGCTTTTTTGACCTTTTAAGGGTCGCCAAACAGCTTTGGAATGAACCCTGACGTTTATGAGATAATAGAAGTAAGTCCTCGCCAGCCTATTCAATAAGTCTATACATAGCCCTTAGAGCTTCAGCCAAGTGCTTAAACTGGTTTCGAAGATACTCAATATCGGCTCCTGAGCTGGAGACATCTTTAAAATATTGTAAGCACAACTTACTGACCTTGGCTGATAGCTCAGCGACAGCAATACTGCTGGCGGCAACTCCAGGTCCTTCATGGTCTTTGCAGCTCACTTGTAATGATTGATTGTGGTGAAAGTCTTGAGAAGATTGCAATGCCTCTTGATCCTTTGAGGACTCTATCTGCATAAAGCCAGCTGCGGCTGAGCCTGCGCTGATGATAATTGGTTGGTGGCAAAGCCGCCCTAGACCCAGTATCACCAGGGCGGATCAACATCAGTAGAGTGAGGTTATAGCTCTTTACTAAGGCATCTAGCAACAGCATGGTCGGAGATTATGTATTCATTGAATCTAAGCCTTATATTCTATGACAACGGCCATCAGCTTGCTCATTAAATTCAGACCAACCAATTGTCAGCGCTTGAGGCATGGAAACCTCTGCATAAGAAGAGAGCCATGCAGACTCTTTCAAAATACAATACTGCTTCAGACAAACGGCGTCTCAACGAGCGAATGATGCAGAAATGGGTAATACCATAAAAGCAATAGGATTAGTCGGGTATAAAAATATGTCGATGTCTTGAAAGATTATAATGCTGGTGCTTCATCTCGTGTACTGTATAATTGAAGCTGCCATTACCATCTATCTATTGACAGCGAGGGGCAGCCATTTAAAGAGTCATATCATATATGGCGACGGTATCACGGCTTTGGAGTATGACGTTAGGTGTTGAAATAGGGTTAAGCTTAATAAACTCCGGCGGAATTCTCTACCGGTTCTGCTTAGTCTTAGTTTATCGGAGCTTTTCTGGGTACACCAAAAATTATAGATATAAGCGAGTCAATATTGACTGAACTAAAAATTGGCAGCTGAATCTCCCCCTGGCGTTTTATTTTAAAATGGTGCTATTATTTTTGCCAAGCTGGCACTATTGCCAATAGTGAGTGGTACTACGGAGCAAAATCTCAACATGATGTGATCTGAACGCTCTTTAAGCGAGTATGCTCACTTTGCTTTGTgtaaataataaataggaGTTATTTCCGTCTCATACCTTATTTATTTCAATCTTTTACTCGTTGCTGTTCTTGTCTCTCAACTTCTCAGTACGGTCATTACTGTCGAAAATGACTGTCAAGACTATCATGACTGCTTTTATAGCAGCGCTCTTACTGGCAGGTTCTGAGGCCGGTCCATGTAAACCGAGACCCAGGACGACTAATATCTTGACTACGGTGGAAATCACGTCTTCTTCCACCAAGGCAACAAGTACTACTGAGGCAGGTCTCTCAACGACCGACATTTCCTCTACTGGTTACTTGATCTTTACTACCGACCAGGCAGAGAGCACCAGCGAGACGTCGACTGAGTCAAAGGATACTACTACTACTCCTGCTCCCGTGATTTCAACAACGGAGACCTCCTCAAGTATAACCCTGACTTCGTCTGTTATCGAGAGCAGTGTGGAGCCAACCGCTACAACAGAAGACGCTATGACTACTGCGGTTTCAATTACTTCGACGGCAGAATTAAGCTCTACTATCATCGAGAGCCGCGCGGATACACCAACCATTTCAGAGGACACTACTGCTACCATTATCGCTGTTTTAACTACAGAGGTCTCTCTAACCAGAGAACTGACCTCTGAGACGATTGAGAGTTGCACTGAGGAATCCACTACTACAGAAGCCTCTTTCATTACCACACTTTCAACTTCGGCTCCGGAACTAAGCCTTACTGTTATCGAGAGCAGCACTGAAGTATCCACCGTTACAGAAGACGCCACTACTACCACCATTTCTGCCCTAGAAACCTCTTCAGCTGTAGACATTAGCACCACCATTGTCGAAAGTAGCACCGAGATAACAACCTCGTCACAAGAACCCACGGCTACAGTGTCTATCTCAACTACAGTGCTAATCCCCACCACCACCGAGAGTACAACAACTTCTGAAGTCACCACCACGACTACTACGGAAGCAGCTGGTCCTCCCACGCTCGTTAATCTTGGGTTCGACGATACTACAGAGCCCTGGTCTGTCACACAACCCAATCTCGTCTCACTATCCctcgacaacaacatcaagcacGATGGCAGAAGCTCTGCGCGCATGAGCTTCTCCACCGCCGGCGGGTCGACAAGCTACATCTCCCAGGCGTATTCTTCGCCTGCTCAAGCTGGGGTTGGATATCCAGCTTCCGCGTGGGTCCGCCCTGGACCTGGATGCACCATCGCGGTGCTGGGTTGCGCTTATGGCAATGCAGGATTATTCTCTGGGCGGCGAACCCTCGTCGTTACGGCGACGACAACACAGCCGGGTACGATCAATCAGTGGCAGGAGATATCGTATACATGTACGTATACTCAAAGCCAGATCGATCAGGGTGGTTTGGCTCTCAATATTGGGTTTATGTGCATATCAGGCTCCGAAGCCTGGATTGATTCGGTTACATTTTCCGGACAATAATAATTGTATCATGATCTGTCAAAAATACGGTTTACAAGTGGTTGTAATTGGACACCATGAAGAAGCATTAAGCTCCTTGGATAGGGGAATTTCAAGCTTATTTATGTGTGAGAATAAACGCTCGCAACAACTTTGAATTGAGTATTAAAGGCGATTTTTCCATTACGGCTAACGCGTTGAGCCCCAACGTAAccagataagataagaagataagataaaggcCTCAGTGACAATTATATTAGCCAAACTTATGCATGTTTGTCTTTCTCGGCGGCAGAATGAAAAACTAGCTGATTACGCCTAGATCTTACCCTCTAACTTGGCATTTTACAGTCAGGGATCATGCGTTGAAGATCCGTAGAACATTCGGTGCATTGGTCTGTATCATGCTTAACTATCATGCACTTAGGACAAAGTGTTTACAACCATGCCTCGGTATCTGTTGAGGCTCCGTGGATGCCTGTATCGGATATTCAAGGTCCGATGCTATCCATGACTTTGACATGGACGTTTATGTAATACATCGACTAGTTGACTGTATCGTATACTCTGCAAGCTCGTTAGGCTGAAATTTCATTGTCACTTTATTAGGATACAGTTATCAATCATGAGCTGCTCTCTGCGTGTTCAATCAATGAGTAGCCTACGAGGAGATGATCCAGGTCCAGCGTAGCAGGAAGCGGAATTAAACCAAACGGGCCACTTGACCTATTTCAGATCACAAATCAcaaatatttattattctcTTGCTTCTGAAGCACAAACGCGGTTATCATGTCACCGCTGTAGCTTACTCATTCGGATTCCACATTGAGCAAACGAGGATGCCGCAAACCCCACAGATAACAGAAAGGCAAGTGGGTAACTTGGCGAATGCTAAGAAACTGGAGAAATAACACGTGCGGGGAGCGGAGAAAGGGTCTGATGAACACCCCCAGGATCTATCACTTGGCGCTCTCATGGATGGCAGATTCCAGCATTGGCATGATTCCTCAGCCGGCTTGGCAAATGCATATTACTTGCCTTTTTGGATGGCTTGGTCTAGACCTCTAGGGTAGCGTTTAGGAAGACGTACGAGCAAGCCTTTGAGTATTTGGGGATTAAATTAGGAATGGAGCACTGGGTAGTTTCGATGTATGTGTCACGATAATGAGCCGAGACAAACCGTGAGAGACGAAGAGAAAGTTGATAAATAGATAGTAAAGTCTCTCTATTCTGAGAGAACTTGAAATTTCCATCTAAGCAACTACGATGATTATCGTGACTTTGCTGCAGTACAAACTGGAACTCATCCAGCACTTcgccaaactcatcatattcGAGACTTTCCGCTAGCTATCTGCACATACCATCACGAAACTACCCTTCCCAAAAGGCAGCTCGGACTCAACGGACAAAAGTCAATGTTATCGAAATCTGTCATCACGCAAATACCTCAGCTCATGCTCAGCTCCACCAGCTTCGCCCCCTTCCACACTGCACAGATCATGCATGCATGAACATGATATCCATTACGTGAGCGATTCCTCCAAGCTATGACCATTATCAGCCCCAACACTTTTCAAACATTGCATTACAAAGTGCTGTTGATAACAACGTGGGATATCGCCAAGAAAACTTCATATGTGCCAAGTAGGGAATATTGGATATCAACCATTATCTCGGTACCGTTGCCGCGAACGGACCAGCCTCGTGATAATCACCAGTTCGTATGTATAAATCAGCCGTTGGACTGATAATCAGCATTTGTTTTCTACAGCTTCTAGAAACAGAAAATGTTCCGCTGGAATCTGGTGGTGTTTTGGTTGTGAGACCACATTTACATAAAGAATTGCTTAGAGGCGATATAGACATCATGCAACCTTTAAGACAGAATCCATCGGGACCTAGGCCGGACCCTGCAGTCATCTTCCGAGATTACCATACAGAGCACGGTGATATTAATTGATGACAAGATATGCGAGATGCTGCGGCAGGTCATCCGTTGGTTACGGAGTTGCCGTTACCGTTTATCGGAAACGGTTCCGCTGTTCTAAGGTCACTGACTGCTTGAGCATCTGTGCAGCAAATTGGAGATTCCACCAAATACACTGACTGCGTCGTTTCATCTACCGTACCGATGATTTCCGCTTATCCAACGTTTCATACCAAATGCACTGACCAGATTGGCAGATAGAACTTATCAGTAGAAAAATGCCTCGCTGATAAAGTCAGTTCATCAACAGAGCGCGGAGGCCTTCCCGATGGGATACCATCGGTTCAAAACAAGCAAGTCAACCCCTAACTGTAAACTTTACAGGGTGATCCTGGGGTTCTGGCCCGGAATGGTCGGTGATCTGCGACGCCCCCCAATCGTTCGCAGCCAACCAATACGGCGCAAGCGAACCATCCCTCATCCCTGATGACATGCGCGAATTGTTCCAGAAGGATACTGTATAAAGGTAAAATTTGGAGACGCGCCTCTTGTTGGTGTGCTTCTTATTTCCGACTGCCGAGGAGTAATGCCGTGTTGGAAAATTTGCCTGTCTCGGCTGCACCGACGTCAGCCTTGttttttcttcctttgcAACAAACTTCCTTCGCAAATATTCAGCTGTAATTGTAAAGAGGGTGATATGAGACCACTGGGAAAGCAGGCCATTTTATGATAAACGCACTGGTATTTAATCAAGGGGTCTCGGAGTGGACTCGGCCGTTTCCCGTACTCCGCTGAGAGTACGATATGGTAACGAATTCCACAATAATATTGAAGCTCTCGTGTCTGATGGTTTGAGGGAGGTGGAAAATTGGGGTTGTGGATATTTTGGAGACCGGATCAGCTCCCGACTGCGGAGCAATGGGGTAATAAAAACTGAGCCTCTCACCAATAAGACTCTGTCGCTTCAAATTATGGGGAACAAGGTACCGCGGACAATACCTGACTCGCTATTCCCAGTGGAACTTCCAACGTCATAGCTTGTAATTGGGCGAAAGTGCCTTGTTTTCTTTTACGTGATGATAATTCTCAACTCAGAGTCTAGACAATGCCAGTTTGCCTTTGCTTCGTCAATCGTATTGAGCCCCTCTTTCTCCGCGAAATTTTGGCGTGTACGGGGAACCCCATGGGGACATGGAGTAGCCAAGAGGTGCACTCCAGACACAGAGGCAGAGGGGACTTTCTCCACACACCCAGATAAGCCTCGCCAACACCGAGGGGCCTGCCAGGTTTTTTCCTCGGCGTATCACTGACTAACCTCTCTTGGGTAAATCACCACGGGGATCGACTAGGGGGGCAAATGCCAACTTTATCAGCTAGACCTACTGTATAGGATCGACTTCAACTTGTCTGAGCTTGGGGGGAGCTTGTATAAGTTGTGTCCACAATCC of Fusarium oxysporum Fo47 chromosome I, complete sequence contains these proteins:
- a CDS encoding fungal-specific transcription factor domain-containing protein, with product MPKKVERTRTFTGCRTCRSRHAKCDEAQPECGTCKRLGLVCGGYGARLFWIRDDAVRPELQQSHRGSEYRYPLFSESERRLMSDELKGSLGKRTALALLADIDSACEKSDVGDALMKGPFGVFQSVEEKELTLDMIECSPDTNTDNTSTSMYAETDGFIEEIQRTDWPDQLPDDDLDIFTHSLDPSFNINSEEMTAGDQMHMHDSMANFFVDDPIGAEGLALFSPGFISQVMGNDTTAQEENIDPGLQASMSEVVPYPRNITSHSGLPEEAEPLLRHYRQHIAGQRSTMQAKRKSPWEIIFLPCALETFAELSLWNEASHTRSSIFYTLLAHSALQLHMSKAPNSLSADWEEIGLKNHERAQNHLRQALQHEMFGPRQASYKELLMAILAMAMTSLHNGARAFRIFLLDAERLIRLRGLAHQAQNPFKSRLLHHMYTHLRVIAESISLWSEPLPESSSEIQGREQFRTFRITEEGLNIGLDPAQEKTDELGYNDIHLEVQGRWTQTLYPVIYGIPESLMTLLSQTVSLSNEKNRLETVARCNPSISEALSKHTKTLENRIWAWPSTLDPTEPVKMPTGDEDLVRHPQVRSMTLAIHQALVIYFYRRVYDMNAMILQDLVRKTLEYLEPCLSELIDDQDFATSLAWPAFVAACEAVSPDLQERALKCLGVTDDKGVYFTNRPAGVVVPLIWERRKQSGDWTTSWQSLVQESLA